A region from the Spiroplasma taiwanense CT-1 genome encodes:
- a CDS encoding ABC transporter permease, whose product METKKNKKLLNLVTIEEKNNFKSGKLLFWNLLLIISKAFIRSPKNIIFTIVVPIALAIMFFFIMGNKFGGHYSLLVYTLLPSITVMLSLSTSIVEWKNSIFLKRIDNTGVKKINFLLALWLFYSLIVILSFFIMLIVMIIIGSAVKPAANFQGANEIPEIQYSIFQILSKVNWFYMLLAFILVGFTSITIATFMGGILNQEGTVNGINLLVLFFSLFFSGLVIPPNLAISSEIMKIITYFIPFKYSVFLFFYISQRKITQPENGWNAPFNNHGQSVGYDFTQTYQPILASIAIIIIFICLTLVTFKWVSKK is encoded by the coding sequence ATGGAAACTAAAAAAAATAAGAAACTTCTTAATTTAGTAACAATTGAAGAAAAAAATAATTTTAAATCAGGAAAACTTTTATTTTGAAATTTATTATTAATAATTTCAAAAGCTTTTATTAGAAGTCCTAAAAATATTATTTTTACAATTGTAGTTCCAATTGCATTGGCAATTATGTTTTTCTTTATTATGGGAAATAAATTTGGGGGTCATTATTCTTTATTAGTCTATACACTTTTGCCTTCAATAACAGTAATGCTATCTTTATCAACTTCAATTGTAGAATGAAAGAATTCAATTTTTTTAAAAAGAATTGATAACACAGGTGTAAAGAAAATTAACTTTTTACTTGCTTTGTGACTTTTTTATAGCTTAATTGTTATATTAAGTTTTTTTATAATGTTAATAGTTATGATAATAATTGGTTCAGCTGTTAAACCAGCTGCTAATTTTCAAGGAGCAAATGAAATACCAGAAATACAATATTCTATTTTTCAAATTCTTTCTAAAGTTAATTGATTTTATATGTTATTAGCATTTATTTTAGTTGGTTTTACATCAATTACAATAGCAACTTTTATGGGAGGTATTTTAAATCAAGAAGGGACTGTAAATGGTATTAACTTATTAGTATTATTTTTCTCTTTATTTTTTAGTGGTTTGGTAATTCCCCCAAATTTAGCAATAAGTAGTGAAATAATGAAGATTATTACTTATTTTATTCCTTTTAAATACTCTGTATTTTTATTTTTTTATATTTCACAAAGAAAAATAACTCAACCTGAAAATGGTTGAAATGCACCATTTAATAATCACGGTCAATCAGTGGGATATGATTTTACACAAACTTATCAGCCAATTTTAGCTTCAATTGCTATTATAATAATTTTTATTTGCTTAACATTAGTGACTTTCAAATGAGTTAGCAAAAAATAA
- a CDS encoding cation-translocating P-type ATPase produces MDEHLSSNIQKLEELFETNIDKGLTSEQVEEKLKKFGKNKLPQGKITPWYIIFLKTLIEPIVLVLMAAAVISIIAPIIDKAASGAKIEVSIEEFIDAIVIFSIVLIDAILETVQTLKARKSMDALKSLSKPKAVVIRNDSQQEIDASQLVPGDIVVLEAGKYVPAELRIVQASDLTIDESLLTGESLPVEKIADPLMETTTILAEMKNIAFMSTFTTNGRAIGIVIKTGKFTEIGKIAESINENDEQETPLEKKLHSFTYWISALSFGLAVLIFTTLFLSGSQAAWSNYLMIAITLAIGVIPECLAAVVSITLSISTKKMVKQHVIIKKLQAVETLGSVNIICTDKTGTLTQNRMTVKRMIMDNKILESKIYAKEANDNHMDLFLKSLVLCNDSVTEGTERIGDPTELALVDYAEIIGYDEQDARDTWKRIDEIPFDSERKMMTTVNSINGINTTFTKGAIDQLLKKCTKIMIDNVEREITQEDIKQILQISEELSSNALRVLGFAFNNNYDNEKDKDHLEHDLVFLGAVGMIDPVRETAVNAVKQAHNAGIKVVMITGDHASTALAIAKDLDLAYSTSEVMSSVVLNKMSDDELLKIIEQIKVFARVNPEHKVRIVDALQKNGNIVSMTGDGVNDAPSLSKANIGVAMGITGTDVAKQASDVILTDDNFETIIRGVNEGRNVYQKIKRAIAFVIGVNLANVLSIFILSAINTVSPLEATNILWMNLIVESIVALSIGMGSNDDTLMKIKPIKGKNSLFKGLNYTFAKIIIFTSMTSIAGFYFGMSFISEQEVLSLTNNTHTTWFAAFRDANININNKIELGDHGRTAMFIVITCAPCFYANFIKLSNWKSDKKIKLVINKPLWIASIAAVMLNLIAVFIPVLNNDVLDLISSNSYNNTNWYLVPCALLISLIPTILMLLLDFVTFSTYHYLPDPWRRNRLITQEMVEKDNIAKIQKNRKSKKPID; encoded by the coding sequence ATGGACGAACATCTGTCGAGCAATATACAAAAACTAGAAGAATTATTTGAAACAAATATAGATAAAGGGTTAACTTCAGAACAAGTTGAAGAAAAACTTAAAAAATTTGGCAAAAACAAACTACCTCAAGGTAAAATAACTCCTTGATATATTATTTTTTTAAAAACATTAATTGAACCAATTGTATTGGTTTTGATGGCAGCAGCAGTAATTTCAATTATTGCTCCAATAATTGACAAAGCAGCTAGTGGGGCAAAAATTGAAGTATCAATTGAAGAATTTATTGATGCAATTGTAATTTTTTCAATTGTTTTAATTGACGCTATATTAGAAACAGTGCAAACACTTAAAGCAAGAAAATCAATGGATGCTTTAAAATCACTTTCTAAACCAAAAGCTGTGGTAATTAGAAACGATTCTCAGCAAGAAATTGATGCATCACAACTAGTTCCTGGAGATATAGTTGTGTTAGAAGCAGGAAAATATGTTCCTGCTGAATTGAGAATTGTTCAAGCAAGTGATTTAACAATTGATGAATCACTTTTAACTGGTGAATCTTTGCCTGTTGAAAAAATTGCAGATCCTTTAATGGAAACAACAACAATTTTAGCAGAAATGAAAAACATTGCATTTATGTCTACTTTTACAACAAATGGTAGAGCAATAGGAATTGTAATAAAAACTGGTAAATTTACTGAAATTGGTAAAATTGCAGAATCAATTAATGAAAATGATGAACAAGAAACTCCTTTAGAAAAAAAATTACATTCATTTACTTATTGAATTTCTGCTTTAAGTTTTGGATTGGCAGTTTTAATATTTACAACTTTATTCCTAAGTGGAAGTCAAGCAGCATGATCAAATTACTTAATGATTGCAATTACATTAGCAATTGGAGTAATTCCTGAGTGTTTAGCAGCAGTTGTTTCGATTACTTTAAGTATAAGTACAAAAAAAATGGTAAAACAACACGTAATTATAAAAAAATTACAAGCTGTTGAAACATTGGGAAGTGTAAACATAATTTGTACAGATAAAACTGGAACTTTAACCCAAAATAGAATGACAGTTAAAAGAATGATTATGGACAATAAAATTCTTGAGTCAAAAATATATGCAAAAGAAGCAAATGATAATCATATGGATTTATTCTTAAAATCACTTGTTTTATGTAATGACTCAGTTACTGAGGGAACTGAAAGAATTGGAGATCCAACAGAACTTGCACTTGTAGATTATGCAGAAATAATTGGCTATGATGAACAAGATGCAAGAGATACTTGAAAAAGAATTGATGAAATTCCTTTTGATAGTGAAAGAAAAATGATGACAACTGTTAATAGTATAAATGGTATTAATACAACTTTTACAAAAGGGGCAATTGATCAATTATTAAAAAAATGTACTAAAATAATGATTGATAATGTGGAAAGAGAAATAACTCAAGAAGATATTAAACAAATTCTTCAAATTTCTGAGGAATTATCAAGTAATGCACTTAGAGTTTTGGGTTTTGCTTTTAATAATAATTATGATAATGAAAAAGATAAAGATCATTTAGAACATGATCTAGTATTTTTAGGTGCTGTTGGAATGATAGATCCAGTTAGAGAAACAGCAGTTAATGCTGTAAAACAAGCACATAATGCTGGAATTAAAGTTGTAATGATTACAGGAGATCATGCTTCAACTGCACTTGCAATTGCAAAAGATTTAGACTTAGCATATTCTACATCAGAGGTAATGAGTTCAGTAGTTTTAAATAAAATGTCTGATGATGAATTATTAAAAATAATTGAACAAATTAAAGTATTTGCAAGAGTTAATCCAGAACATAAGGTTAGAATTGTTGATGCACTTCAAAAAAATGGAAATATTGTTTCAATGACTGGAGATGGAGTTAATGATGCACCAAGTTTAAGCAAGGCCAATATTGGAGTGGCTATGGGAATAACAGGTACAGATGTTGCAAAACAGGCTTCTGATGTAATTTTAACAGATGATAACTTTGAAACAATCATTCGAGGAGTTAATGAAGGAAGAAACGTTTATCAGAAAATTAAACGTGCTATTGCATTTGTAATTGGTGTTAACCTTGCAAATGTACTATCAATTTTTATTCTTTCTGCAATAAATACAGTTTCACCACTTGAAGCAACAAATATTTTATGAATGAATTTAATTGTAGAATCAATTGTTGCTCTTTCAATTGGAATGGGTTCAAATGATGATACTTTGATGAAAATAAAACCAATTAAAGGTAAAAATTCATTATTTAAAGGACTAAATTATACATTTGCAAAAATTATTATTTTTACTTCAATGACATCAATTGCAGGATTTTACTTTGGTATGTCATTTATTTCAGAGCAAGAAGTTTTAAGTTTGACAAATAACACACATACCACTTGGTTTGCTGCATTTAGAGATGCAAATATTAATATTAATAATAAAATTGAACTTGGAGATCACGGAAGAACTGCAATGTTTATTGTTATAACTTGTGCACCATGTTTTTATGCAAATTTTATTAAACTTTCAAATTGAAAATCAGATAAAAAAATTAAATTAGTTATTAATAAACCACTATGAATTGCAAGTATTGCAGCAGTTATGTTAAATCTTATTGCAGTTTTCATTCCTGTACTTAATAATGATGTTTTAGATTTAATTAGTTCAAATAGCTATAATAATACTAATTGATACTTAGTTCCTTGTGCTTTATTAATTTCATTAATACCAACAATATTAATGCTATTATTAGACTTTGTTACATTTTCAACATATCATTATTTGCCAGATCCTTGAAGAAGAAATCGCCTAATTACTCAAGAAATGGTGGAAAAAGATAATATTGCAAAAATTCAAAAAAATAGAAAATCTAAAAAACCAATAGATTAA
- a CDS encoding lipoprotein: MKKLLSLLASTSMVTTATVSVVACGNKEGSDTKPPVQPEQDLTALIADFKKDITAIKDEYWNEINKSFFSLVDVNQQIYQLLTKEKITQLVTENGNNAVTSLNENDQNLLKIDIQKIIKVEDLKQKFISKINKEKYSILINELNWFTGFSIDWSTLEINFTGDEIPEQANPSSKSDSFLSYVKVDLKFEFKYLDKNGQETTFNINQKFIFTLTSNKVLIESIQALKTTIKTDYLLDGQKYSFIDKSELGISLNQGSGKIFGNDLNFKSVYESNGFKNDIISFMKNNYFDKFINISLSFEGKFKGRSIEKLKYKWN, from the coding sequence ATGAAAAAATTACTAAGTTTACTAGCATCAACATCGATGGTTACAACAGCTACTGTTAGTGTTGTTGCTTGTGGAAACAAAGAAGGTTCAGATACAAAACCACCAGTTCAACCTGAACAGGATTTGACTGCTTTAATTGCAGATTTTAAGAAAGATATTACTGCAATTAAAGATGAATATTGAAATGAAATTAATAAAAGTTTTTTTTCATTAGTTGATGTTAATCAACAAATTTATCAATTATTAACAAAGGAAAAAATAACTCAATTAGTTACAGAAAATGGTAATAACGCTGTAACTAGTTTAAATGAAAATGATCAAAATTTGTTAAAAATTGATATTCAAAAAATTATTAAAGTAGAAGATTTAAAACAAAAATTTATTTCAAAAATTAATAAAGAAAAATATTCAATTTTAATTAATGAGTTAAATTGATTTACAGGATTTAGTATAGATTGATCAACTTTGGAAATAAATTTCACAGGTGATGAAATACCAGAACAAGCAAATCCATCTTCAAAAAGTGATTCATTTCTTTCATATGTGAAAGTGGATTTAAAATTTGAATTTAAATACTTAGATAAAAATGGACAAGAAACAACTTTTAATATAAATCAAAAATTTATTTTTACTTTAACTTCAAATAAAGTATTAATAGAATCAATTCAAGCATTGAAAACAACTATTAAAACTGATTACTTGTTGGATGGACAAAAATACAGTTTTATAGATAAAAGTGAATTAGGAATTAGTTTAAATCAGGGTTCAGGAAAAATATTTGGAAATGACTTAAATTTTAAATCAGTATATGAAAGTAATGGATTTAAAAATGACATAATTTCATTTATGAAAAACAATTATTTTGATAAATTTATAAATATTTCTTTATCATTTGAAGGAAAATTTAAAGGCAGATCAATTGAAAAGCTTAAATATAAATGAAATTAA
- a CDS encoding ATP-binding cassette domain-containing protein — protein sequence MKNDANKIENIIEVKNFNKKFRKNTVGEFSFNIKKGEITALLGVSGSGKSVLINSIVECYKKYKGKIFINQKSIKKMKSYQQNVNIGFYTQIDFSLQNISLKKYFANMSLIMGIRRKEARKRI from the coding sequence ATGAAAAACGATGCAAATAAAATAGAAAATATAATTGAAGTAAAAAATTTTAATAAAAAGTTTAGGAAAAATACAGTTGGAGAGTTTTCATTTAATATTAAAAAAGGAGAAATTACAGCTTTACTTGGTGTTAGTGGAAGTGGAAAATCAGTATTAATTAATTCAATTGTTGAATGTTATAAAAAATATAAAGGTAAAATTTTTATTAATCAGAAATCAATAAAAAAAATGAAGAGTTATCAGCAAAATGTCAATATTGGTTTTTATACGCAAATTGATTTTTCACTTCAAAATATAAGTTTAAAAAAATACTTTGCAAATATGTCATTAATAATGGGTATCAGAAGAAAAGAAGCAAGAAAAAGAATTTAA
- a CDS encoding lipoprotein, whose protein sequence is MKKLLSLLATASLITTTTVSVVACGNKEKSGTKPPTESDQDLTALISDFKKDITLIKNEYWNQINKSFFSLVNVKQEIYQLLIKQKMTQLVTGNSNNVVTNLSETNQNLLKIDIQKIIKIEDLNQNFTSKINKEKYSILISKLNWFTGFSIDWSTLEINFTGDEVSGETDQLSENASFLSYVKVDLKFEFKYLDKNGQATAFNINQKFIFTLTSNKVLIESIQTLGKTIESDYFLSGQKYSFLDKSDLKISLNQDSGKYLEII, encoded by the coding sequence ATGAAAAAATTATTAAGCTTATTAGCAACAGCTTCATTGATTACAACAACTACTGTAAGTGTTGTTGCTTGTGGAAACAAAGAGAAATCAGGTACAAAACCCCCAACAGAGTCAGACCAAGATTTGACTGCTTTAATTTCTGATTTTAAGAAAGACATTACTTTAATTAAAAATGAATATTGAAATCAAATCAATAAAAGTTTTTTTTCACTAGTTAATGTGAAGCAAGAAATTTATCAGTTATTAATAAAACAAAAAATGACTCAATTAGTTACAGGAAATAGTAATAATGTTGTAACTAATTTAAGTGAAACTAATCAAAATTTGTTAAAAATTGATATTCAAAAAATTATTAAAATAGAGGATTTAAATCAAAATTTTACTTCAAAAATTAATAAAGAAAAATATTCAATTTTAATTAGTAAGTTAAATTGATTTACAGGATTTAGTATAGATTGATCAACTTTAGAAATAAATTTTACAGGTGATGAAGTATCAGGAGAAACTGATCAATTATCAGAAAATGCTTCATTTCTTTCGTATGTGAAAGTCGATTTGAAATTTGAATTTAAATACTTAGATAAAAATGGACAAGCAACAGCTTTTAATATAAATCAAAAATTTATTTTCACTTTGACTTCAAATAAAGTATTAATAGAATCAATTCAAACATTAGGAAAAACTATTGAAAGTGATTATTTCTTGAGTGGACAAAAATATAGTTTTTTAGATAAATCTGATTTAAAAATTAGTTTAAACCAAGATTCAGGAAAATATTTGGAAATAATTTAA
- a CDS encoding SGNH/GDSL hydrolase family protein has translation MKKMLASLAVLSFSVSIGSQVVACMPKQGNVLPENDPLLYGKDIDKSKAIDDSKQTESGYTNYFIIGDSLSDVDGVTSFLEKKLSNLLNEMIDLDINFGGKYGWKDEKTEIWHSAFTNGKPAAYLLGEELGFGELKPSNQFFTEPYDQTEGYGNNYSVGGATAAKVGGGLMSVDDVTIDTQARTLIEQHKSSANDLVIFEIGGNDLFALNDLQTDPKKQVLLINDGLERLRKALFTLLNQGIEHVVFMTPPKMDYVSTYTDNSSGKSPVFDKDGNPIAGKEAEAEYIQDIGLEYQQRLLDLIEEIKSYYPNNFQTYDLYSDFKDLKTRFEATVADGKYNGHNAFTNKNEISIKLNGNDLELSGGLDFSSLTPEFIQNILSELVGNSEEKPKVEITISAIREEEQGNEEQNIDNYFFTDFVHPTAGVHKMVKDIFLDIVKKEVSK, from the coding sequence ATGAAAAAAATGTTAGCAAGTTTAGCTGTTTTATCATTTTCTGTTTCAATTGGTTCTCAAGTTGTTGCTTGTATGCCAAAACAGGGAAATGTTTTACCTGAAAATGATCCATTATTATATGGAAAAGATATTGATAAATCAAAAGCAATTGATGATTCAAAACAAACAGAATCTGGTTATACAAATTATTTTATAATTGGAGATAGTTTAAGTGATGTTGATGGAGTTACTTCATTTTTAGAAAAAAAACTTTCAAACTTATTAAACGAAATGATTGATTTAGATATTAATTTTGGTGGAAAATATGGTTGAAAAGATGAAAAAACTGAAATTTGACATAGTGCATTTACAAATGGAAAACCCGCTGCTTATCTATTAGGAGAAGAACTTGGATTTGGTGAATTAAAACCAAGTAATCAATTTTTTACAGAACCTTATGATCAAACAGAAGGTTATGGAAATAACTATTCAGTTGGAGGAGCAACTGCTGCTAAAGTTGGGGGAGGATTGATGAGTGTTGATGATGTTACAATTGATACTCAAGCAAGAACTCTAATTGAACAACATAAGTCAAGTGCAAATGATTTAGTTATTTTTGAAATTGGGGGAAATGATTTGTTTGCTTTAAATGATTTACAAACAGATCCTAAAAAACAAGTTTTATTAATTAATGATGGTTTAGAAAGACTTAGAAAAGCATTATTTACTTTGTTAAATCAAGGTATTGAACATGTTGTATTTATGACTCCACCAAAAATGGATTATGTTTCAACATATACAGATAATAGCTCTGGAAAATCTCCAGTTTTTGATAAGGATGGAAATCCAATTGCAGGAAAAGAAGCAGAAGCAGAATATATACAAGATATTGGCTTGGAATATCAACAAAGACTATTAGATTTAATTGAAGAAATTAAATCATACTATCCAAATAATTTTCAGACTTATGATTTATATTCAGATTTTAAAGACTTAAAAACTAGGTTTGAAGCAACTGTTGCTGATGGAAAATATAATGGACATAATGCATTTACAAATAAAAATGAAATATCAATTAAATTAAATGGCAATGATCTTGAATTATCTGGTGGTTTAGATTTTTCAAGTTTAACACCAGAATTTATTCAAAATATTTTAAGTGAACTTGTTGGAAATAGTGAAGAAAAACCAAAAGTTGAAATTACAATTTCTGCTATAAGAGAAGAAGAACAAGGAAATGAAGAGCAAAATATTGATAATTACTTTTTTACTGATTTTGTTCACCCAACTGCTGGAGTTCATAAAATGGTAAAAGATATATTTTTAGATATTGTTAAAAAGGAAGTGAGTAAATAA
- a CDS encoding MOLPALP family lipoprotein, with protein sequence MKKLIISLASVTLTVGSSASVLAYAVNANNIKISELNAKQKEISLTLEQVAKSLSLNSSQNGGYQFDYLFNIVAKNQQIKWLNSSITLDESSNLTKNNRFYELYNKNFNSNLFSNDFVFENTDSKKTFSLKSGIAPQEAPLGSLVSTLSSLLPMVTQFIANKDILGMVSYLLQTFISVNPEIISEFSLLKFAKAILSDEKIESLSNAFDKDKYADFSVQEALNSSIIGLVNGLGKITNTKSEFENSTVQKTKDNFGAAMKELEVISSSLLTKITTLNFDLVESFDAIIEVVNFGRVLMVYLNGYINEVNSGSLKDADLQNKTISFDQLTTLRNKKFSDYSNSLDIKEFLKYMQTMLANDSGNGLKNLIALLFVEKPKEDYISSQLQISDTVSKFDVLGAVLGSEGIGSIVEPALDLVGSLKNFIASNSKTDYSQNYGLSSLFKATLNGIADVKSILSSLPEDFKQYLDVIDTLLGLSNAKIGTILTNILAMMSSDISIMSKNVKLFTDLHASWGLIEFAVGSLFPEYKEIITTLGKIIKFNFNEILAPTNADGKEQDSFKNLWSGKADFSGILELLGMNVVTGGKPFNLKSVFTLPITNIFSSGLLGLNSDKAISTMLDEIIESMGDKKLSINFDNAKGLVLNLKGIIDVGLNDPTKLMEKLGLNSDKTIKENSALDYLSKIFADLDGIGAIAEQLKAAADFFEKQQAQIKLDVQNKFKEISESKITIDVIDNYNYTYLIGVDKFEFTIKEEANKFVIWKIVIK encoded by the coding sequence ATGAAAAAATTAATAATCTCATTAGCTTCAGTTACTTTAACTGTTGGTTCATCTGCAAGTGTTTTGGCATATGCAGTTAATGCAAACAATATTAAAATTAGTGAATTAAATGCAAAACAAAAAGAAATTAGTTTAACTTTAGAACAAGTGGCAAAGTCTCTATCATTAAATTCATCACAAAATGGGGGATATCAATTTGATTATTTATTTAATATTGTTGCTAAAAATCAACAAATTAAGTGATTGAATTCTTCAATTACTCTTGATGAATCTTCAAATTTAACTAAAAATAATCGTTTTTATGAGTTATATAATAAAAATTTTAATAGTAATTTATTTTCAAATGATTTTGTTTTTGAAAATACAGATTCTAAAAAGACTTTTTCATTAAAATCGGGAATAGCACCTCAAGAAGCTCCATTAGGTTCACTTGTTTCAACTTTGTCAAGTTTACTTCCAATGGTAACTCAATTTATTGCAAATAAAGATATTTTAGGAATGGTTTCTTATTTATTACAAACTTTTATTTCAGTTAATCCTGAAATCATTTCAGAGTTTTCATTATTAAAATTTGCAAAAGCAATATTAAGTGATGAAAAAATTGAATCTTTATCAAATGCATTTGATAAAGATAAATATGCAGATTTTAGTGTTCAAGAAGCTTTAAATTCTTCAATAATTGGTTTAGTTAATGGATTGGGAAAAATTACAAATACAAAATCGGAATTTGAAAATTCTACAGTACAGAAAACTAAGGATAACTTTGGTGCTGCTATGAAAGAATTAGAAGTTATTTCTTCTTCTTTATTAACAAAAATAACAACTTTAAACTTTGATTTAGTTGAAAGTTTTGATGCAATAATTGAGGTTGTAAACTTTGGAAGAGTTTTAATGGTTTATTTAAATGGATACATTAATGAAGTTAACTCAGGAAGTTTAAAAGATGCTGATTTACAAAATAAAACTATTAGTTTTGATCAATTAACAACATTAAGAAATAAAAAATTTAGTGATTATTCAAATTCACTTGATATTAAAGAATTTTTAAAATATATGCAAACAATGTTGGCAAATGATAGTGGAAATGGTTTAAAAAATTTAATTGCTTTATTATTTGTCGAAAAACCAAAAGAGGATTACATAAGTTCACAATTACAAATTTCAGATACTGTTTCAAAATTTGATGTACTTGGTGCTGTACTTGGATCTGAAGGAATTGGTTCAATAGTTGAACCAGCATTAGATTTAGTTGGATCATTAAAAAACTTTATTGCTTCAAATTCTAAAACAGATTATTCTCAAAATTATGGTTTATCTTCATTATTTAAAGCAACTTTAAATGGAATAGCTGATGTTAAATCAATTCTTTCATCACTTCCAGAAGATTTTAAACAATATCTTGATGTAATTGATACATTACTTGGCTTGAGTAATGCAAAAATTGGAACAATATTAACAAATATATTAGCAATGATGTCATCTGATATTTCAATTATGTCAAAAAATGTTAAATTATTTACTGATTTGCATGCAAGTTGGGGATTAATTGAATTTGCAGTTGGATCACTATTTCCTGAATATAAAGAAATTATTACAACACTTGGAAAAATTATAAAATTTAATTTTAATGAAATTTTAGCTCCAACTAATGCTGATGGAAAAGAACAAGATTCATTCAAAAACTTATGAAGTGGAAAAGCAGATTTTAGTGGAATTTTAGAACTATTAGGAATGAATGTTGTAACAGGAGGAAAACCTTTTAATTTAAAAAGTGTCTTTACTTTACCAATTACAAATATATTTAGTTCAGGTCTATTAGGTTTAAATAGTGATAAAGCAATTTCAACAATGCTTGATGAAATTATTGAATCAATGGGGGATAAAAAATTATCTATAAACTTTGATAATGCCAAAGGTCTTGTTTTAAATCTAAAAGGTATAATCGATGTTGGATTAAATGATCCTACAAAATTAATGGAAAAATTAGGTTTAAATTCTGATAAGACAATTAAAGAAAATTCTGCATTAGATTATCTATCAAAAATATTTGCAGATTTGGATGGAATTGGTGCAATTGCAGAACAATTAAAAGCAGCTGCAGATTTTTTTGAAAAACAACAAGCTCAAATTAAGTTAGATGTTCAAAATAAATTTAAAGAAATTTCAGAAAGTAAAATTACAATTGATGTTATTGATAATTATAACTATACTTATTTAATTGGGGTAGATAAATTTGAATTTACAATTAAAGAAGAAGCAAATAAATTTGTAATTTGAAAAATTGTTATCAAATAG